The genomic stretch GGCAAGGAATGGCAGCCGCACAAGATCCAGGGCTGGACGCCGGACTTCCTGCCGGCCGTGCTCAGCCGCACCGTCGCCGACGAGGTCCTGCCGGTCGACGAAGTGCTCGCGCGCGACACCGCGCGCCGCCTCGCCGCGGAAGAAGGCCTGTTCGTCGGCATCTCGGCGGGCGCGACCGTGGCCGCCGCGCTGAAGGTGGCCGAACGCGCGCCCGAAGGCTCGGTGCTGCTCGCCGTGCTGCCGGACACCGGCGAGCGCTACCTGTCCACGTTCCTGTTCGAAGGCGTGGCCGAGGGTTCCGACGACGAATGGCTGGAATCGCTGGAGCGCGACGCCGTCGCCGCCTGACGCGTTGCATGCGAAGGTCGCGTGAGCCCGGCCGAAGAAGCCGGCGGCCACGCGACCGTCTCCGCTGCGCGATCGCGGCATCGCGACGCGTGCGTCGATGCCGTGATCGCCGTGCATTCCACCGTGCACATCCCGCGGGCTAACCTGTGCGTGGCGATCTTCGCCCCACGGAGCCTGCATGACCGTCGTACCCGGTTCGAATCCGTTACCCGCCCCCGACGTCGCCGAACGCGAGAGCGCGCGCCTGGCGTGGGCGCGTTCCGCCACCGACGTGCCCGACCTCGAACTGGTGCGCGCGTCCGTCGACGCCGGCCACCGCAGCTACTGGCGCGTGCAGACCTCGGGCGGCAGCCGCATCGTGATGGATTCGCCGCCGCAGCTGGAAGACGTGCGCCCGTGGCTGCGCATGCGCGCCCTGCTCGAAAGCGGCGGCGTGCGCGTGCCGCAGGTGCTGGTGGAAGACGTCGCCAACGGCTTCCTGCTGATGGAGGACCTGGGCGGTCCGACGCTCGCGCAGACCATCGACGAGCACACCGCCGACGCGCATTTCGACGCGGCGATCGACCAGCTGCTGCGCCTGCAGGCGATCCAGCCCCCGCTGGGCACGGGCGAATTCGGCGAAGCGCTGCTGCAACGCGACGCCGGGTTGTTCGAGGACTGGTTCCTGCGGCGCCACCTCGGCCTTGAACTCACCTGCGACGACCTGGACCGGCTCGAACTCGGCCAACGCCGCCTGATGGACAACGCGCTGCAGCAGGCGCGCGTGCTCACGCACCGCGACTTCATGCCGCGCAACCTGATGCCGGTCGAAGGCGGCCCGGCGGTGCTGGATTTCCAGGACTGCGTGTGGGGCCCGGTGGCCTACGACCCGGTGAGTCTGTTCAAGGACGCGTTCCTGAGCTGGCCGCTGGAACGCGTGGACGAATGGCTCGCGCGCTACCACGAGCGCGCGGTGCGAGCGCGCA from Lysobacter auxotrophicus encodes the following:
- a CDS encoding aminoglycoside phosphotransferase family protein, translating into MTVVPGSNPLPAPDVAERESARLAWARSATDVPDLELVRASVDAGHRSYWRVQTSGGSRIVMDSPPQLEDVRPWLRMRALLESGGVRVPQVLVEDVANGFLLMEDLGGPTLAQTIDEHTADAHFDAAIDQLLRLQAIQPPLGTGEFGEALLQRDAGLFEDWFLRRHLGLELTCDDLDRLELGQRRLMDNALQQARVLTHRDFMPRNLMPVEGGPAVLDFQDCVWGPVAYDPVSLFKDAFLSWPLERVDEWLARYHERAVRARIPVPPLPVFQRDADWLGVQRHLKILGIFSRLHYRDGKSRYLPDAPRFIRYLDEVLPRYRELTPLREVLDVRIRPALERVALPSPAP